A genomic region of Raphanus sativus cultivar WK10039 chromosome 6, ASM80110v3, whole genome shotgun sequence contains the following coding sequences:
- the LOC108834120 gene encoding LOW QUALITY PROTEIN: probable receptor-like protein kinase At5g39030 (The sequence of the model RefSeq protein was modified relative to this genomic sequence to represent the inferred CDS: inserted 1 base in 1 codon): MICFVLFVLSVLFGEGDTAAYKPTDVILINCGTTFNTIDSRGRTWTPEQPKVFSLNPVNASFPSKASKSEEWWIYVPAVPYKTVRIFRSKFTYSFTVSPGWKFLRLYFFPGPYRSDLNAVKSFAVTVNGFTLLKNFRVNASASGRLIKEFIVPVLGGNKTLNLTFRPSPNSLAFINGLEIVSMPDRFYTKGGFDGYITDVGSSKDFEIDDTTVLETVYRVDVGGGGNSIGGYVKDTGMFRQWLPDHGSPLGDWVNAIIIDFPINYTEKTPAYVAPREVYTTLYVRPDAKDHMNLNWTWLFPVDAGFSYLVRLHFCETMLKITKPGQRMFSIIIGNQIARAETDVVLLSGGPLIPMYLDFKTFLASNTSKNGEGVNLRLDLCPNQYSNDAILNGIEIFKLNDSRGNLAGQKLNPIMLGVGGGSKQHPHVSVIIIIAVCSAIGLATFFTVTILLIKRKNRKDNSVVTFKVLLKQYTYAELKKITKSFSHXTGKGGFGTVYQGKLFNGVKVAVKVMKDLKGTGEDFMNEVASMSQTSHVNIVSLLGFCYEGSKRAIVYEFLKNGSLDQFISRENSSTQDVTTLYKIALGIARGLEYLHYGCKTRIVHFDIKPQNVLLDGNLCPKVSDFGLAKLCEKRESILSLIDTRGTIGYIAPEVFSRTYGGVSHKSDVYSYGMLVLEMVGAKNKEIVETAASNASLVYFPEWIYKELENGEQTWRFGDEITIEEKKIVKKMILVGLWCIQPCPLDRPPMNKVVVMLDGSLDALEVPPNPSMHISRGFIAECSSLSDGGEITRAVDSANT, from the exons AtgatctgttttgttttgtttgttttatctgTTCTCTTTGGAGAAGGAGACACGGCCGCATATAAACCCACCGACGTCATTCTCATTAACTGCGGCACTACCTTCAACACCATAGACAGCCGAGGCCGAACTTGGACGCCGGAGCAGCCGAAGGTTTTCTCGTTGAATCCAGTCAACGCATCATTCCCTTCAAAGGCTTCCAAAAGTGAAGAATGGTGGATATATGTTCCCGCGGTGCCTTACAAGACGGTTCGTATATTCCGATCCAAATTTACTTACAGCTTTACAGTCTCTCCCGGCTGGAAATTCCTCCGGTTGTATTTTTTTCCTGGCCCCTACAGATCGGATTTAAACGCCGTCAAGTCCTTCGCCGTCACCGTCAACGGGTTCACTCTCCTCAAGAACTTCAGGGTAAATGCTTCAGCCTCAGGCCGTCTAATCAAGGAGTTTATCGTCCCTGTTTTGGGTGGAAACAAGACGCTGAACCTCACGTTTAGGCCGTCACCAAACTCGTTAGCTTTCATCAACGGTCTGGAGATTGTCTCCATGCCTGACCGGTTTTACACAAAGGGAGGCTTTGATGGGTACATAACAGACGTCGGTAGTAGTAAGGACTTTGAGATAGATGATACCACAGTACTCGAGACGGTGTACCGAGTGGATGTTGGCGGAGGTGGAAACAGCATTGGTGGTTATGTCAAAGACACTGGAATGTTCCGACAATGGCTTCCCGATCACGGTTCCCCACTCGGGGATTGGGTAAATGCGATTATAATTGATTTTCCGATCAACTATACGGAGAAAACACCAGCCTATGTTGCGCCAAGGGAAGTGTACACAACTCTTTACGTGAGGCCGGACGCCAAGGACCACATGAATTTGAACTGGACGTGGCTCTTCCCGGTCGACGCTGGATTCAGCTACCTCGTTAGGCTTCATTTCTGTGAGACTATGCTGAAAATAACAAAACCGGGCCAACGCATGTTCTCTATCATCATTGGAAATCAGATTGCTAGGGCTGAGACCGACGTGGTTTTATTAAGCGGTGGCCCTCTGATTCCGATGTATCTAGATTTCAAGACATTTTTGGCTTCAAACACAAGCAAAAATGGAGAGGGAGTTAATCTACGACTTGATTTGTGTCCCAACCAGTATTCTAACGATGCTATTCTGAATGGTATAGAGATCTTTAAGCTTAATGACTCTAGGGGTAATCTCGCCGGACAGAAGCTTAATCCAATAATGTTGGGAGTGGGAGGTGGCAGCAAGCAACATCCACATGTTTCGGTGATAATCATCATAGCGGTTTGTTCTGCCATTGGACTGGCGACTTTCTTTACTGTCACCATCTTATTGATCAAAAGGAAGAATAGGAAGGACAATAGTGTTGTCACGTTCAAGGTACTGCTAAAACAGTACACTTATGCCGAACTGAAGAAAATCACCAAATCATTTTCAC ACACTGGGAAAGGAGGATTTGGAACTGTCTACCAAGGAAAGCTTTTCAACGGTGTTAAGGTTGCAGTAAAGGTGATGAAAGATCTGAAGGGAACTGGTGAAGATTTCATGAACGAAGTCGCTAGTATGAGCCAGACATCTCATGTTAACATTGTTTCTCTGCTTGGTTTCTGCTACGAAGGTTCCAAAAGAGCAATTGTGTATGAGTTTCTGAAGAATGGGTCTCTCGATCAATTCATATCTAGAGAAAATTCGTCGACTCAGGATGTGACAACATTATATAAAATTGCGCTAGGCATTGCTCGGGGATTGGAATATTTGCACTATGGTTGCAAAACAAGAATTGTGCATTTCGACATTAAACCTCAGAACGTTCTGTTAGATGGTAATCTTTGTCCTAAAGTCTCAGACTTTGGACTTGCCAAGCTCTGTGAGAAAAGAGAAAGCATTCTGTCATTGATAGACACAAGAGGAACTATAGGTTATATTGCACCTGAGGTGTTCTCAAGAACCTACGGCGGAGTCTCTCATAAATCAGATGTGTATAGTTATGGAATGTTGGTCCTGGAGATGGTTGGAGCTAAGAACAAGGAAATAGTAGAAACCGCCGCCTCCAATGCAAGTTTGGTTTACTTTCCGGAATGGATTTACAAGGAACTTGAAAATGGTGAACAGACATGGAGATTTGGTGATGAAATAAccatagaagaaaaaaagattgtGAAGAAGATGATTTTGGTTGGTCTCTGGTGCATTCAACCATGCCCATTAGATCGTCCACCTATGAACAAAGTGGTCGTCATGCTGGATGGAAGTTTGGATGCTCTTGAAGTACCTCCTAATCCTTCTATGCATATATCCCGAGGGTTCATTGCGGAATGTTCTTCCCTATCTGATGGCGGAGAAATAACTCGAGCAGTTGATTCCGCCAATACTTAG
- the LOC108805986 gene encoding ribonucleoside-diphosphate reductase large subunit, giving the protein MYVVKRDGRQEPVHFDKITARLKKLSYGLSVDHCDPVLVSQKVCAGVYKGVTTTQLDELAAETAAAMTANHPDYASLAARIAVSNLHKNTKKSFSETVKDMYNHVNERSGLESPLIADDVFEIIIKNATRLDSEIIYDRDFEYDYFGFKTLERSYLLKVHGKVVERPQHMLMRVSVGIHKDDIDSAIQTYHLMSQRWFTHASPTLFNSGTPRAQLSSCFLICMKDDSIEGIYDTLKECAVISKSAGGIGVSVHNIRASGSYIRGTNGESNGIVPMLRVFNDTARYVDQGGGKRKGAFAVYLEPWHADIFEFLELRKNHGKEEHRARDLFYGLWIPDLFMERVQNDGQWSLFCPNEAPGLADCWGADFERLYSQYENQGKAKKVVQAQQLWYEILTSQVETGTPYMLFKDSCNRKSNQQNLGTIKSSNLCTEIIEYTSPTETAVCNLASIALPRFVREKDVPLDSHPSKIVGSLGSKNRYFDFDKLAEVTATVTVNLNKIIDVNHYPVETAKTSNMRHRPIGIGVQGLADAFILLGMPFDSPEAQQLNKDIFETIYYHALKSSSEIATKEGTYETYQGSPVSKGILQPDMWNVIPSDRWDWAALRDMISKNGIRNSLLVAPMPTASTSQILGNNECFEPYTSNIYSRRVLSGEFVVVNKHLLHDLTDMGLWSPTLKNKIIYENGSVINVPEIPDDLKAIYRTVWEIKQRTVVDMAVDRGCFIDQSQSLNIHMDKPNFAKLTSLHFHTWKKGLKTGMYYLRSRAAADAIKFTVDTAMLKEKPNVTEGTEEDSETKMAQMVCSLTNREDCLSCGS; this is encoded by the exons ATGTACGTAGTGAAGCGTGACGGAAGGCAGGAGCCTGTTCACTTCGACAAGATCACAGCTCGTCTCAAGAAGCTCAGCTATGGCCTCAGCGTCGATCACTGCGACCCCGTCCTCGTCTCCCAGAAAGTCTGCGCCGGTGTCTACAAAGGCGTCACCACCACTCAACTCGACGAGCTAGCCGCTGAAACTGCCGCTGCCATGACCGCCAATCATCCTGACTACGCCTCC TTGGCTGCAAGGATTGCTGTCTCTAATCTCCACAAGAACACTAAGAAGTCATTCTCTGAGAC GGTTAAAGACATGTACAATCATGTCAATGAGAGATCTGGACTTGAATCTCCTCTAATTGCTGATGATGTGTTTGAGATCATTATCAAG AATGCTACTCGTCTGGACAGTGAAATCATCTATGATCGTGATTTTGAATATGACTACTTTGGATTCAAAACTCTTGAGAGATCATACCTCTTGAAAGTCCATGGCAAAGTTGTTGAAAGGCCACAGCACATGCTCATGAGGGTCTCTGTTGGCATTCACAAAGATGATATTGATTCTGCAATCCAAACTTACCATTTAATGTCTCAGCGATGGTTTACTCATGCTTCTCCCACTCTCTTTAACTCAGGAACTCCACGGGCTCAA CTAAGCAGCTGCTTTCTGATCTGCATGAAGGATGATAGCATTGAAGGAATATATGATACATTGAAAGAGTGTGCGGTTATTAGTAAATCAGCTGGGGGTATAGGTGTTTCAGTTCACAACATCCGTGCTTCTGGAAGTTACATCCGTGGCACTAATGGAGAATCTAATGGTATTGTTCCAATGCTGCGGGTTTTCAATGATACTGCTCGTTATGTCGACCAAGGAGGAGGCAAGAGAAAGG GAGCATTTGCTGTATACCTGGAGCCATGGCATGCTGACATTTTTGAGTTTCTCGAGCTACGAAAGAATCATGGGAAG gaAGAACACAGGGCTAGAGACTTGTTTTACGGTCTTTGGATACCAGATCTTTTCATGGAAAGGGTCCAGAATGATGGGCAGTGGTCGCTCTTTTGTCCTAATGAAGCTCCAGGTTTGGCAGATTGCTGGGGTGCAGATTTTGAGAGGCTTTACAGTCAGTATGAGAACCAG GGTAAGGCTAAAAAGGTTGTCCAGGCACAGCAGCTCTGGTACGAAATCTTGACATCCCAAGTTGAAACAGGGACACCATACATGCTGTTCAAG GATTCATGTAACAGGAAAAGCAATCAGCAAAATCTGGGTACCATTAAGTCTTCCAATTTATGTACTGAAATCATCGAATACACAAGTCCAACGGAAACTGCTGTGTGCAATCTTGCATCTATTGCTTTACCCCGATTCGTTAGGGAGAAG GATGTACCCTTGGACTCACATCCATCCAAGATCGTAGGTAGTCTGGGCTCCAAGAATCGCTACTTTGATTTCGACAAGCTAGCAGAG GTGACTGCAACCGTCACCGTTAATCTCAATAAGATAATTGATGTGAATCACTATCCTGTGGAGACAGCCAAAACTTCAAACATGCGTCATAGGCCTATCGGTATTGGTGTACAAGGTCTTGCCGATGCATTTATTCTACTGGGAATGCCATTTGATTCCCCTGAG GCTCAACAACTGAACAAAGATATATTTGAAACCATATACTACCATGCACTCAAGTCATCGTCAGAGATTGCTACAAAGGAAGGTACATATGAGACTTACCAAGGAAGTCCTGTGAGTAAG GGTATTCTTCAACCTGACATGTGGAATGTAATACCTTCGGACCGCTGGGACTGGGCTGCTCTCAGGGATATGATTTCAAAGAATGGAATTCGAAATTCTCTTCTAGTAGCACCAATGCCAACCGCTTCAACCAGCCAGATTCTTGGGAATAATGAATGTTTTGAACCGTATACCTCAAACATTTATAGTCGCAGAGTCTTGAG TGGTGAATTCGTAGTTGTAAACAAGCATCTTCTTCATGACTTGACTGACATGGGACTCTGGTCTCCTACTCTGAAGAACAAGATAATCTATGAGAATGGTTCTGTTATAAATGTCCCGGAGATTCCTGATGACTTAAAAGCAATTTATAG AACTGTGTGGGAGATTAAGCAGAGAACAGTTGTTGATATGGCCGTTGATCGTGGATGCTTCATTGATCAAAGCCAAAGTTTGAATATACACATGGACAAACCCAACTTTGCCAAACTCACTTCCTTACACTTCCACACTTGGAAAAAG GGTTTGAAAACGGGGATGTACTACTTGAGGTCACGTGCTGCAGCAGATGCTATAAAGTTTACAGTAGACACAGCAATGCTAAAG GAGAAGCCTAATGTAACTGAAGGAACAGAAGAAGACAGTGAGACGAAGATGGCACAGATGGTTTGCTCTTTAACAAACCGTGAGGACTGTCTCTCTTGTGGAAGTTAA
- the LOC108806660 gene encoding 60S ribosomal protein L28-1 encodes MATVPGQLVWEIVKRNNCFLVKQFGRGNAKVLFSKEKNNLCNLNSYKHSGLANKKTVTIQPADKEQGVVLATTKTKKQNKPKVSVNKSILKKEFPRMSKAVVNQVVDNYYRPDLKKFALARLSVISKSIRVAKSGAKQRNRQA; translated from the exons ATGGCGACAGTACCGGGACAATTGGTATGGGAGATCGTTAAGAGAAACAACTGTTTCTTGGTCAAACAGTTCGGTAGAGGCAATGCCAAAGTTCTCTTCAGCAAAGAGAAGAACAATCTCTGCAACCTCAACTCCTACAAGCACTCTG GTCTTGCAAACAAGAAGACAGTGACCATCCAGCCAGCTGACAAGGAACAAGGTGTTGTCCTTGCCACCACCAAGACCAAGAAGCAGAACAAGCCTAAGGTCTCTGTCAACAAGTCTATCCTTAAGAAGGAATTCCCCAGGATGTCCAAGGCTGTTGTTAACCAG GTGGTTGACAACTACTACAGGCCAGACTTGAAGAAATTCGCTCTTGCCAGACTCAGTGTCATCAGCAAAAGCATTAGGGTTGCCAAGTCCGGTGCCAAGCAAAGAAACCGTCAAGCTTAA
- the LOC108812612 gene encoding 40S ribosomal protein S15a-5 — translation MGRRILNDALRTIVNAEKRGKASVELKPVSTVMSSFLRIMKEKGYIKNYQVHDPHRVGRITVDLQGRVNDCKALTYRQDVKAKEIEHYTERTLPTRQWGYVVVTTPDGILDHEEAIKRNVGGQVLGFFY, via the exons atggggaggaggatacTGAACGACGCGTTGAGGACGATCGTGAATGCGGAGAAGCGAGGGAAAGCTTCGGTGGAGTTGAAGCCTGTCTCTACCGTTATGTCTTCCTTCCTCAGAATCATGAAGGAGAAAG GTTACATTAAGAACTATCAAGTCCATGATCCGCACAGAGTTGGAAGAATAACTGTTGACTTACAAGGAAGGGTTAATGATTGCAAAGCTCTCACTTATAGGCAAGACGTCAAGGCTAAAGAGATTGAGCATTACACCGAACGCACTCTTCCAACCCGCCag TGGGGTTATGTTGTAGTTACAACTCCTGATGGCATTTTGGACCATGAAGAGGCTATCAAGCGGAATGTGGGTGGTCAGGTCCTAGGTTTCTTCTATTAA
- the LOC108812611 gene encoding uncharacterized protein LOC108812611: MKKVLHRGFKPAKCKTALQMANSRLKILKNKKEIQIKQLRRELAQLLEAGNTPTARIRVEHVVREEKTVAAYELIGIYCELIVVRLGVIESQKNCPIDLKEAVASVLFASQRLSDVPELSEIVKQFTTKYGKDFATSAIELRPDSGVSRLLVDKLSVKAPDGPTKVKILTEIAEEHNVVWEAKSFVEPDPKDKLLSGASSFQSASSVNVVDSSRIPNKEQYPSVQAPAPAPAPAHVNVQRETSERHHSSENSYYASDGRSSSRTNNVTSGTAEDYHHPHATPSRSRPDEGECRNPNHGESKQRWETEFVDSTDAARAAAEAAERASFAARAAAELSSKERMTRQNSAESHISSASVNFRNEPSHRRDRSNVQSQSFSGDYSSPRHNVRMQNEDMDRTQQDRYDRGKEPEISHVVQPSERHYMDNSRKSGSFGKTGREKQPSEDDQIDLNVGYLEDIHLRKQLSRASSHSHSSNYSDEHVIDSDYIKSPKAVEENIFATEYDHQSQSSFKDKDFDDHGHDDDAAGTFHDYSSFFDKPKFDAEEDEYDHGVGFSLLGSNAPNLTSTPAASWSFKSDHSKSHGNHSSSSQVFQERPSSPLFDDVPTSPPASYHEPDRHAKFDNYDQNSESEDDQPRHRGKVDETVNLTSHRSQKFEVSDPGGREFFPLETDERRDESKTRDESDSEADAQTSLSFKPLVGGFRNKKTLPPYRMSLARNEAPSKSGKEHKGTDDAGKSVSTPRSSRKASISEKRPSSTPPQPSSSDDDDSEIQLRSRRRETKPQTSYLHSRFSHDDSEEELPARAFARSQEKTHTPTTRVRDQNRSTFKIPASTSYEDDEEEVERVSAKPARTAGISLRTKGQVKANEKRSFPVTPTITNQESRDQPSPKSTSGQKTVPVPQTVKSPDPETPSRASHVHPNLPDCDDIFARLGALRTPNRR, from the exons ATGAAGAAGGTTCTTCATCGAGGCTTTAAGCCTGCTAAATG cAAAACAGCTTTGCAAATGGCGAATTCACGCCTGAAGATCCTCAAGAACAAAAAGGAGATTCAGATTAAACAGCTGAGGCGAGAGTTGGCTCAATTGCTCGAAGCTGGGAACACACCTACCGCTAGAATTAGG GTGGAACATGTGGTGAGGGAAGAGAAGACAGTGGCTGCCTATGAGCTCATTGGGATCTACTGCGAACTCATTGTTGTTCGTTTGGGTGTTATCGAGTCTCAAAA AAACTGCCCCATTGATCTGAAAGAAGCGGTCGCGAGCGTCTTATTCGCTTCCCAGAGGTTATCAGATGTTCCAGAGCTCTCAGAGATCGTCAAGCAATTCACTACCAAGTACGGGAAGGATTTTGCTACCTCTGCTATTGAGCTGCGTCCAGATTCTGGTGTCAGTCGCCTG TTGGTGGATAAATTGTCTGTCAAAGCCCCTGATGGTCCAACAAAGGTCAAGATTTTGACGGAGATAGCTGAGGAGCATAATGTCGTTTGGGAAGCAAAGTCTTTTGTTGAACCGGATCCAAAAGACAAGTTGTTG AGTGGAGCAAGCTCGTTTCAGTCAGCGAGTAGTGTAAACGTTGTGGATTCATCTAGAATCCCAAACAAGGAACAATATCCAAGCGTCCAAGCTCCAGCTCCAGCTCCAGCTCCAGCTCATGTCAATGTTCAACGTGAAACAAGCGAAAGGCATCATTCATCAGAGAACTCTTATTACGCAAGTGATGGAAGATCTTCAAGCCGTACCAACAATGTTACTTCTGGGACGGCTGAGGACTATCATCATCCACATGCAACACCTTCTC GGTCTAGGCCTGATGAAGGAGAATGTAGAAATCCAAATCATGGCGAAAGTAAGCAAAGGTGGGAAACAGAGTTTGTTGATTCTACTGATGCTGCACGTGCGGCTGCTGAAGCCGCTGAGAGAGCAAGTTTTGCTGCTAGAGCAGCTGCTGAACTTTCTAGCAAAGAAAGGATGACGAGGCAGAATTCAGCAGAGTCTCATATATCCTCTGCATCTGTAAATTTCAGAAACGAGCCTTCACATAGACGTGACAGATCGAATGTACAAAGCCAGAGTTTTTCTGGAGATTATTCATCTCCAAGACACAATGTTAGGATGCAGAATGAAGATATGGACAGAACCCAACAAGATAGATATGATAGGGGAAAGGAACCTGAGATTTCTCATGTAGTTCAGCCATCAGAAAGACATTACATGGATAACTCGAGAAAGAGCGGTTCCTTTGGTAAAACAGGTAGAGAGAAGCAGCCAAGCGAGGATGATCAGATAGATTTAAAtgttggttacttggaagataTTCATCTCAGGAAGCAGTTAAGCAGAGCTTCATCTCATTCACATTCTAGCAATTATTCTGATGAGCATGTCATTGACTCTGATTATATAAAGTCACCAAAAGCCGTGGAGGAAAACATTTTTGCCACTGAATATGATCACCAATCTCAGAGCAGCTTTAAAGATAAAGATTTCGATGATCATGGACATGATGATGATGCTGCTGGTACTTTTCATGATTATAGCTCCTTTTTTGACAAACCTAAATTCGATGCTGAAGAAGATGAATATGATCATGGGGTGGGATTCTCATTACTTGGCAGCAACGCACCTAATCTTACCTCAACACCAGCTGCTTCATGGAGCTTCAAAAGTGACCATAGTAAGTCTCATGGAAATCATAGCTCAAGCTCACAAGTCTTCCAAGAGAGACCAAGTTCTCCTTTATTTGATGATGTCCCTACAAGTCCTCCGGCTTCTTACCATGAGCCAGATCGCCATGCTAAGTTTGACAACTATGATCAGAATTCAGAAAGTGAAGATGATCAGCCGAGACACAGAGGTAAAGTTGATGAAACGGTGAATCTGACATCTCATCGATCTCAGAAGTTTGAAGTCTCTGATCCTGGGGGACGTGAGTTTTTCCCTTTAGAGACAGATGAGCGCAGAGATGAGTCAAAAACACGGGATGAATCAGATTCTGAGGCAGATGCTCAGACTAGTCTGAGTTTTAAACCTTTGGTCGGTGGATTCAGGAACAAAAAGACACTCCCACCATATAGAATGAGCCTGGCAAGAAACGAAGCACCTTCCAAGTCTGGAAAGGAACATAAAGGAACTGATGATGCTGGCAAGTCGGTGTCTACTCCTAGAAGTAGCAGAAAAGCAAGCATCAGTGAGAAGAGACCAAGCTCTACGCCACCACAACCATCTTCTAGTGATGACGATGACTCAGAGATCCAACTTCGttcaagaagaagagaaacaaaaccTCAAACCTCATATCTTCATTCTCGTTTCAGCCATGATGACTCAGAGGAAGAACTTCCAGCACGAGCTTTTGCCAGAAGTCAAGAGAAGACTCATACTCCAACAACGAGAGTGAGAGATCAAAATAGGTCAACCTTCAAGATCCCAGCTTCAACCTcgtatgaagatgatgaagaagaagtcgaAAGAGTCAGTGCCAAGCCAGCTAGAACAGCTGGGATCTCTCTAAGGACAAAGGGGCAAGTGAAAGCTAATGAGAAGCGTTCATTTCCAGTTACACCAACGATAACCAACCAAGAGTCTCGTGACCAGCCATCTCCAAAATCAACTTCAGGGCAAAAGACAGTCCCTGTTCCACAAACTGTAAAATCACCAGATCCAGAGACTCCTTCAAGGGCTAGTCATGTTCATCCCAACCTCCCAGATTGTGATGATATCTTTGCAAGGCTTGGAGCTCTTCGTACTCCTAATCGCCGCTGA